One window from the genome of Treponema sp. OMZ 838 encodes:
- the aspT gene encoding aspartate-alanine antiporter — protein MNIGLISHEVLETAQHITITGFSDIAHYLIANPVISIFICLALGYLIGKLKIKSFTIGATVGTLLVGLLISLVFKGAGTYEIDGTVKTIFFSLFIFAIGYEVGPSFFASLKSSGLKIIILSLFFAVVAFAVSIVLFKAFGIGAGEAGGILAGSLTQSAILGTADSTMKGMLSGTELKTAESQMAIAYALTYVFGTVGVVVFLKNGAAKLIGVNLTDTVKKKIDQTNFHESSSENTVVGNIKARAFCIENGAEFIGKTIGSVEEQYGDDLTITKIIRKGTQVNLAPDVQLLEGDTVTIIGLLDAVLHFEASGMEETNDSEALRLDVVKQEIVLTNNFSLDVIKNLSKNGIVISERMRDNNILPEEEELKALDHLILVGPKALIAKVVKKLGYVKDTGTETDVSFISMGLVFGLLIGAISFVVSGIPITLGSGGGALIGGLLFGYYQDKHSNYGLMPKATRWFCKSVGLNLFIAIVGLTSGASFLSALQSMGVKVLLIGVLVTILPHIASVYFGRFVLKLDAVDIIGALCGAGTCTAALNGVVEEYDSSIFAIAYTPGYAMGNILLTVLGPLVVAICIH, from the coding sequence ATGAATATAGGATTAATCTCACATGAAGTGTTGGAAACAGCACAGCATATTACGATAACAGGTTTTTCCGATATAGCCCATTATTTGATTGCAAATCCGGTTATTTCTATCTTTATATGTCTTGCACTAGGGTATCTTATTGGAAAGCTAAAAATCAAATCCTTTACTATAGGTGCCACTGTAGGAACTTTGCTGGTAGGACTTCTCATATCCCTGGTATTTAAGGGGGCGGGAACCTATGAGATTGACGGAACTGTAAAGACAATCTTTTTCTCACTGTTTATTTTTGCTATCGGATATGAGGTGGGACCTTCATTTTTTGCAAGTTTAAAAAGCTCCGGCCTTAAGATTATTATCCTATCCCTTTTCTTCGCCGTGGTAGCTTTTGCAGTTTCGATTGTTTTGTTTAAGGCTTTTGGTATCGGAGCGGGAGAAGCCGGCGGAATTTTGGCCGGTAGCCTTACACAGTCTGCAATCCTGGGAACAGCGGATTCCACGATGAAGGGAATGCTTTCAGGCACAGAACTGAAAACAGCGGAAAGTCAGATGGCAATTGCCTATGCGCTTACCTATGTTTTCGGAACCGTTGGGGTAGTGGTGTTTTTGAAAAACGGTGCAGCGAAGTTAATTGGTGTAAATCTGACAGATACTGTTAAGAAGAAAATCGATCAAACAAATTTCCATGAGTCTTCTTCGGAAAATACTGTTGTTGGAAATATCAAAGCACGTGCATTTTGCATAGAAAATGGTGCAGAATTTATTGGTAAAACAATAGGTTCAGTGGAAGAGCAGTACGGGGATGATCTTACAATAACGAAAATCATTCGAAAGGGTACACAGGTGAACCTTGCACCGGATGTGCAGCTCCTGGAAGGGGATACGGTTACGATTATCGGACTTCTTGATGCAGTATTGCATTTTGAAGCTTCTGGCATGGAGGAAACTAATGATTCAGAAGCTCTTAGGCTAGATGTGGTAAAGCAAGAAATAGTTTTAACTAACAATTTCTCTCTAGATGTTATAAAGAATCTTTCAAAAAATGGAATCGTCATTTCAGAAAGGATGAGAGATAACAATATTCTCCCTGAAGAGGAGGAGTTAAAGGCTCTTGATCACTTGATATTGGTGGGACCGAAAGCCTTGATTGCGAAGGTTGTAAAGAAACTTGGTTATGTGAAGGATACAGGTACCGAGACAGATGTATCCTTCATCAGCATGGGGCTTGTATTCGGTTTATTAATCGGTGCAATCAGCTTCGTAGTATCCGGAATTCCGATTACACTCGGATCCGGCGGAGGTGCCTTGATTGGAGGGCTTTTATTCGGATATTATCAGGACAAACATTCTAACTATGGACTGATGCCGAAAGCAACACGGTGGTTTTGCAAGAGTGTGGGACTGAATCTATTTATCGCCATTGTGGGGCTTACATCCGGTGCATCCTTCTTATCCGCCCTGCAATCGATGGGCGTAAAGGTACTTTTAATCGGTGTTTTGGTAACCATTTTGCCTCATATTGCTTCCGTTTACTTTGGAAGATTTGTGTTAAAGTTGGATGCTGTAGATATCATTGGTGCTCTATGTGGTGCTGGAACGTGTACAGCAGCACTTAACGGAGTTGTGGAGGAATATGATTCAAGTATTTTTGCTATAGCATATACACCAGGATATGCAATGGGAAATATTTTACTTACAGTCTTAGGTCCTCTTGTAGTAGCAATATGCATACATTAG